AACGTTTGCCCGCTTGATGCTGCAACCGGATCGTGCATTGGATTCATCGGTACTTCGTCGGGAACCTCCAAGTCATTGCTTGGACTTAATCTCGCGGCAGGTACCTATTACATCATGGTCGACACCTGGCCGACCCCGAACTGCATCCCGAACTTTAGCCTGACCTTCGCCGGCGCGGCTCCGCCTCCGCCGAACGACAATTGCGCTAGCGCTATTCCAGTCGGTGATGTCACGAATCTTCCATTCGACAATTCTGCAGCTACACATGACGGCACAGGACTCTGTTCGACTGCCGGCAAGAATATCTGGTACTGCTTTACCGCTCCGATTACAGGTAATGCCCGCGTAAGCCTTTGCGGCTCCAGCTATGACACCAAGCTCGCCGTCTATGACGGTTGTGCTTGTACGCCGCTGGGCGCCGAACTTGCCTGCGCTGACGACGAATGCAGCCTCCAGTCCGAGGCTGTCGTTGCAGTAGTTGCTGGACAGCAGTACAAGATCGAGGTGACCGGTTACAGCGCCACCAGCTACGGTGCTGGATTCTTGACGATTGAAACTACCGTTCCGCCGGCAAACGACAATTGCGAAGACGTGACCCCTGTCGCGTTGACCACTGGCGTCCCGGTAACGTTCAATGGTGACAACACCAATGCTGCTCCGGATTGTGCCTCATTCCCGGGTCCGAATGCTTGGGAAGCGTTCACAATCACCGAGTGTGCTGACGTTACTCTTGACTATTGCGGCACCAGCCCGGCGTTCGGTAATGCCTGGTTGAACCTTGCCGTAGGTTGTCCTTGTGCCAGCTTCACCACCGGTGCTTCATTTGATGTCAGCACTTGCGGTGATGGAAACGTCACGATGACCTGGTTGGCTCTCCCGGCCGGTACATATTACTATCCGGTCATGAACGACGCTGCTAACGGCGCGGTCGGACCGTATACAATTAATGTCGTAAGTCAGGCAGTTACTGCCTACTGCGCAGCTGACGGATTCTGCGATGAATACATCAGCAGAGTTCAGTTGAGCACAATTGACAACGCTACCTCTTGCGGCGCCAGCTACGAGGATTATACCTCGATCTCGACCGGTCTGGTTCAGACGGTTCCGTACACAATTACCGTGACAAACGGTCTTGCGTACACTGGCGACCAGTGCGGCGTTTGGGTTGACTGGGATGGTGACTTCTGCTTCTCACCGTCAGAACAAGTTCTGATGAGCGGCGGACCGGCCTCATTTACCGGTACTGTCACTGCTCCGTTGTCTGCTCCGGCTGGTCCGACTCGCATGAGAGTCAGAATCGCCTACACCGGCGCTCTTCCGGCTTGCGGCTCGACCGAATATGGTGAAGTTGAAGACTACACGATCAATGTGATCGAGTATGCTCCGGCGGCTACCATTGCTCCGAATCCGCAGTATCTCTATTACAAGTTCGCGATTACGCCGATCACCAACCAGTTCCACTTTGGAATGTTTGATGGTGGTTATACCGCTGCTGACGTTAACCTTTCAACGGTTACCATCAACGGTATCCCGGCGGCCAGCGCTGTCGTCGTTCCCAGCTATCCTGGTTTCGGCGGCGCCGTTGTTGAAGCAACGCTTCCGTTGATCACCTTCCTCAACCCGTACGGCTTGCTGTTCGATGTGAACAACTTGACCTTCACGGTTGCCTGGGATTACAACGATGCGACCTCCGAGTCGATTACTGATGATGTCGTCATCATTGGTAAGAGCTCGCCGGTTCCGTCCACGTTCATCATTCCGGAAGGCGGCGAAGTCGTTTATCCGGGTGACTTCAACGTTGACGGTGCTTTGAGCATCTCCGACGCGGTCAGCTTGATCAGTTACATCTTTGGCGGCGGCTCAGGCCCGGCCAACGTGTTGATTGGTGATGCCGACTGTACCGGCGCGATCTCGATCTCTGACGCAGTCCATATGATTCGCTACATCTTTGGTGGCGGACCCGCTCCATGCGCGGTCGGCAACTAATTGTCGAACCATTCTGATTGTTTCTAATCTGATCGAAGATTAGTCAACAATGACGGGAGTTCCGAGAAATCGGGGCTCCCGTCTTCTTTTGCCCACCCGACCCCACCTTCGGTTGAAACTCCAGATTCAAGACTTGAAGAAACTACGGTTCTCTTTATCATCAAGCGTAGGCTAAATGGCCCAATATTATCCACTGTGCGCGGCTAGTTTTGCTTGCGAAATTGGATTTCAACGGTATATTAAGACTATTCTTACCGAGCAACCGGTTACTAATATTCACTGTGGAGAAGGTCTAATGCAAAATGTTCAACGCATGTCCGCGCTTGGCTTGGAAAGCACTACAAGCGCTGGTAAATCACATTCTGCCAGACGAGGATTCGTCGCAGCACTACTCGCGGCTCTCGCCCTGGTGGTGTTCGCATCAATACCCGCTGCTGCGCAGATTTCGAACGGCGGAACTCCGCCGAGCTTTGACAGACAGTTGCGTTCAAACTCTGAGCGACTCGTTATGCCGCCAGTGGACGTGCAAGCTTTGCTTGCCGAGGACGCTGCCGATGAATCCAAGGCACTGCCGTTTCGATTTGGCGCTCCCTTTGATGTCAACTATTCACTTGAGAATTCCGGCACGTGGGAAGATTTGGCCGATGGTGGCCGCATCTGGAGAATTACTTTCTCTTCGCCTGGCGCTTATTCGATTAACCTGATTTATAGTAGATACCGTCTTCCCGAAGGCGCTCAGTTGTTTGTCTACAACTCCGACCGTAGTCACGTCATTGGTGCGTTTACCGCAAAGAACAACAAGCCGCACGGTGAAATGGCTACTCAGCCAGTCTTCGGCGACGAAGTGACTGTTGAGTATTATGAACCTGCTGCTGTTGTCTATGAAGGTGAACTCACCATTTCGCGCGTGGTCCATGCTTACAAGGACATCTTTAAGACGGCGAAGGACGCACTCGACTTTGGCGGCTCTGGTTCTTGCAATAATAACGTCAATTGTCCCGAAGGCGCCAATTGGCAGAAAGAAAAGCGCTCGGTTGCGATGGTGCTCCTTTCTGGCGGAACTCGGTGGTGCTCGGGCTCAATGATCAATAACGTTCGTCAGGACAAAACTCCGTATTTTCTCACTGCGAATCATTGCCTCGGTAGCTCAAATACTTGGATCATCATGTTCAACTACGAGAGCCCAAACTGCTCCAATATCAATGGGCCGACCTTCATGACAGTCCAAGGAACGACGCAGAAGGCGGCATATTCAACGTCAGATGTTGGTCTGTTGCTTTTGAATGAAGCTCCTCCCGATTCTTATAAAGTAACCTTCGGCGGTTGGAATAACCTCAACACCAATGGCGACTCTGCCGTGGCGATTCACCACCCTGCTGGTGACATCAAGAAGATCTCGTTTGATTATGATTCCTATGAATCAACCGACTATCTCGGGTCAACAGTCAACTCGAGCTTGAGCCACTGGAGAATCGGCGTTTGGGAAGATGGTACAACCGAGGGCGGCTCCTCAGGATCGCCACTCTACAACAAGCAGCATCAGGTTGTTGGCCAGCTTCACGGGGGTTGGGCAGCCTGTAATGATCTGCGTGCTGACTATTACGGCAAGTTTTCGCTGTCGTGGAATGGCGGGGGTACGCCATCGACTCGTGTGAAGGACTGGCTCGACCCAGACAACACCGGCGCGACATCCATGAATACCTGGGATCCTTACGCTGGTGTACAAATTGTCCACACTCCGCTCAATGACACAAAGGATTCGGTTAATGCTTATCCTGTCGTGTCAACGATTACTGCAGATGCGGCCCTTATTGCAAACGCTCTATTACTAAAGTACACGATCAACTTTGTACCGTACTTGGACACACTGGTAACGACGGGCAATCCGAATGAGTACGTTGGTTACATTCCGGCGCAGTCGCCCGGAACCGAGATCAACTACTATCTTGAAGCACATGCCATTAACGGCAAAGCCGACACCACCGCGACCTATTCGTTCCGCGTGATCGATTACGCAATGCTGCTCACGCCGAGTGCTTCGTCGACATCCGGTGCGGTCGATGACACGGTGTTCCACAACTTCACATTGACCAATGACGGCTTGTTCAATGACAGCTATAACTTGAGTTTGACCGGCGTCAATTGGGCGACTGGTATCTACGACAACGCCGGCACGTCAGTAATCTCTTCCACCGGCACACTGGCGCCGAATGCGATATTCAACTTCAAGGTGCGGGTGATTGTGCCGCTGTCATCCTATGGCCAGCAGGACACTTCGTTTGTGACGGCGGTATCCGTCGCCGAACCACTGGTGACCAAGACTTCGTCCGTGCGTACAACCTCGGCTGGTCAGCCTTTGACGCTGCCGTTCGTTGATACCTTCCCGACCACGACACTCGAAGTCGCCAAGTGGGTTTACAACACCGGCGCTACGATTGATGGTGTCGGTACCAGCGAACCGTCAGCACTCTACAGCCTTCGCTTCAATGGCTCTGCCGACACGGTGATGTCGCAGGCGATCGACATGGAAGTTTCTGAAGGCGTCAATTTCAGCTATGCTTATGAACGCACCGGCGGCGGCAGTTCGCCTGAGACCGGTGACGATTTGATTATTGAGTATTTCAACGACCAGGGCAATTGGGTGGAGTTGAGCCGCCAGTTTGGTTCCGGTGCCGACATGACCGCCTATGCGACAGTCACTATCGGCGCTCCGCTGGATGCCTATCATTCGGCATTCCGCCTGCGTTTACGCAGTGTCGGCGCCTCCGATGACGACTGGTTTGTTGACGACATCGGTCTGGACTTCGGTCCTGAGATCGCTGTCAACCATGCCAGCTTCGACGAGACCGTCGCTATCGGCGATTCGACGAATGAGCAGTTGATTATCTCCAACTCAGGTCTTGGCGGATTGAACTACTCGTTGGTGCTTCTGCCTGACTTCTCCAAGCGGATGCAGTTGTTCTCAGACCTTGCGGCGTCCGGCCAGGTCAATCCGGCCAGCGTTGTGATGGAACAGCCGCTGCTTCCGGAATCGAAAGCACAGGAGACTTCCAATCAGCGCGGACCTGAGGTCGTTTATGACGCCGGCGGTCCCGACAACTTCGGTTATTACTGGGTTGATTCCGATCAGCCGGGTGGTCCGGTGTACAACTGGGTCGATATCGAAGGGACCGGTACTCAGGTGACCGGTTTGGCAGATGACAACTTTGTCGGTCCGTTCCCGATCGGATTCAGTTTCGCATACTATGATTCAGTTTACACGCAGTTCTACATTGCCAGCAACGGCTACATCGGTTTCGGTCCGACCACCGATTACGACGGTTTGACCAACGGCGGCTTGCCGTCGAACGCCACGCCGAACAACGCCATTTACTGGTGCTGGGATGACTTGAACATTCTTGATACTGACAATCCGGGCGGCAAGGTGCTGTATCAGGTTGTCGGCAGCGATCTTGTGATCCAGTTCGAGAAGTATCCGGAGTACAACTCCAATGCCGTCGTCGGCAACATCATCACGGCGCAGATCATTTTGTCGCCGAGCGGCAATATCAAGATTCAGTATGAATCGGCAGGCGCCAATATGGACCTGCTTGGCTGCACAATCGGTATGGAGAACAAGAACGGGCTTGACGGTTTGCAGGTAGCTCTTAATGCCGCCTACATCCATGCTGGACTCGCCGTTGAGTTCACCAAGCCGGCGCAGTGGCTGTATCTGTCATCGCTGGGCGGCAGTGTCGCTCCGGGCACAGCGGATACGATTGACTTGCTCTTCTCGTCGGCTGATCTTGACACCGGCATTTACAAGTCGAAGATCAACATCTACAACAACGATCCGGTGCCGGGCAACAACCCGCTGGTAGTACCGGCGAAGTTGACCGTGACGCCTCCTCCTCCTCCGTACACTTGCGGTGATTGCGACAACAGCACAGTGGTCAACATCTCGGACGCTGTCTATCTGATCGCATTCGTCTTCTCCGGAGGTCCGGCTCCCAATCCGCTGATGTCAGCCGATGCCGACTGCAGCGGCGGGGTGAGCATCTCCGACGCAGTGTACCTGATCGCTTACGTCTTCTCAGGCGGACCATCGCCTTGCGCAGCTTGTAAGTAGACACACAATATCACACACGCACCATAAGAGGGGCATCCGGAAACGGATGCCCCTTTTGATTTGATGCCGGGAGTTGTCTTAAATGGGCTAGTAATCGAAAACCGCTTGCGATTACTGCGCCTGTTCACAAGATTATGGAAGTTCAATGTTGCTCGTATTATGATTCGTAACTCGTTCAGGAGAACCAATGTCCGATCCTATCATCGCTGACAAGAAGTCAATCAAGCTCGAGCTTGAACCGGGAACCTACCTTTGGTGCCGGTGCGGGCGATCTGCAGATCAGCCATTTTGTGACGGATCGCATATCGGCAGTGACTTCGAACCAATTGAGTTCACCATAACCGAGAAGAAACTGCGCTCCTATTGCCAGTGCAAACACACCAAAACCTCGCCTTTTTGCGACGGGACCCACAAAGAACTCCCTTAGATTCACCAGATCCGACACCCGGAATCGGTTTAGTATGGCAATCGAACCCCATCTTTAGAGTATTCCAGCTTGACAAAATTGAGGTAAGTCTATATACTAGACCTATCAACTCGACAAAGCCATTACATAGTAAATCGAGAATTTTCCACTTCGGTTCGAATTCGTTGAATTGTACCGAGATACAACAAATCTTTTAGAACTTGAGAGGTTGAGTGATGATGAATCTCTTTCGAAAAATGATACTGCCTTTAGCAGCTTCGTTTGTCCTGACTTCAATGTCATCAAATGCCTTCGCAGAAAATCAGTCACCGTCCGCAGGCGAGACGATGAAATGGCAGGTCGTTTCCGGCGGCGGCACTACAAACGGCACTTCTGCCGGATTCAAGCTCTCAAGTACCGTTGGCCAAACTGCGGCAGGACCAGGAAGCTCCGCTAGTTATAAACTGAATCAGGGATTCCAACAGAATTTCACAGCGGCTTCTTCCTGTCTCTGTGGCGATGCAGATGGTTCGGGAAGCATTACCATTTCCGATGCAGTGTTTCTTATTAGCTACATTTTTGGGGGTGGTGCAGCTCCCAATCCCACGTGTAACGGCGATGCTGATGGTTCAGGAGCGATCACGATTTCAGACGCGGTATTCCTGATTAGTTACATCTTCGGAGGCGGACCAACCCCACATTGTCCCTAACTGAGCCGCAATTGCATAGACATAAGAAAAGGTCGATACCATGTGGCATCGACCTTTTTCATTTGCAGTACAGGCAATTGTCAATTCTATAGATCGCCATTTGCCCAAGTAATCAGGCCGAATTCATGCGGATGCACGGAACTGCGATGACCTGGCAGCACTCGGACCGAGTAGCCGAATCTACCACTTGCTGAAAGCGGAGCGCTGCACGAATAAGTGTAGATTCCAGCCTGAGGATTGCCAACCGGCAGCATTTCAATGCTCCGTGCATCGGCAATTTCACCGCGTTGCGATATTCGACCAAGGTAAAGTTCAACCTGTAGATCTTCAGCCTTGAACTCGCCAACGAAGACTTTAACATTAACCTTGATCTCCTGGATAACTTCCACTTTCGGCGGGTTGACCAATTCAATTTCAAAAATCCGAATATCAGCCCATTTGTCGCGTAGATGGCGATACCATCCTGCCAATGAACGCAATTCCTCGTAGTTGTTATTTTGAAGTATCTTGTACTGGCGATATGCGCTCGTGTATGAGCGGTCGACATACTCTTGCACCATGCGATTCGAGTTAAACGCCGGGCTTAAGAGTTTGATCGAACGCTTCATCTTGGCTACCCATTCGCGTGGAATGCCGTCGCGACCGCGATCATAGAAAGTCGGCGCTATTTCCTTCTCCAGAAGGTCGTAAATTGCATTGGCTTCTACTTCATCTTGATAATCGTGATTGTCATATTCTTCACCGGAGCCGATCGCCCAACCAACATCTGGTCGATAGCCTTCGACCCACCAGCCGTCAAGAACACTGAGATTCAGACCGCCGTTGAAGATGACTTTCATGCCGCTGGTTCCAGAAGCTTCCATAGGTCGACGCGGCGTATTCAGCCAAATATCAACACCCTGCACCAGATACCGTGCCATCGACAGATCGTAATTCTCGAGGAATACGATACGATCTCGCAACTCGGGGTCACGAATGCTATGGATAATCGATTTAATTAGTTCCTTGCCAACATTGTCGCGCGGATGGGCTTTGCCGGCAAAGACGATCTGAACCGGAAACTGCGAATTGTTTACTATCCGCTTCAACCGCTCGACATCTCTGAAAAGAAGCGCGCCGCGTTTATATGATGCGAACCGACGGGCAAAACCGATGGTCAGATATTCTGAATGTAAGACTTCACTGACAAGTTTAAGTTCACGCGGGGTAGCGCCACGACGTTGATACTGATCCTTAAGGCGCTGACGAATAAGAGAGATCATCTTCTCGCGACGCAATTCATGCGTGCGCCAAAGCTCGCTATCAAGAATATCATCGACATTTGACCAACAGCTGTGATTTGCAGGTTGCTCCATCCAATCAAGGCCAAGATAGCGGCTGTACAACTCTGACATTTCCTGAGAAATCCAAGAGCGGGCATGAATGCCATTGGTGATCGAGTCTATCGGGACTTCGTTCAAAGGCACCCCTACCCACGAACCCTGCCACATTTTGCGAGAGACTTCAGCGTGGAGCTTACTTACTCCATTGATATATGATGAGAAGTTCATCGCCAGGTAAGCCATGTTGAACTCTGTGGCGCCGTATGCGCCATTTTGGCTGCCCAAGGCAAAGAAGTCATTGGCACCGATTCCAAGCATCGAATAGTATGGTCTCAAGTAGCGTTCAACCAATTCACGCGGGAAGCGGTCAATACCGGCCGGTACCGGAGTGTGCGTGGTAAATACTGTGGTCTGCTTGACTAGCATCGAAGCTTCGCTAAACGACAAACCTTCATTCTGCATGCGCCGGCGAACACGGTCTATTGCCAGAAACGCGCTGTGTCCTTCGTTCATATGGTAGACTGAAGGAGTATACCCGAGTTCGTCCAAAGCACGGACGCCGCCAATTCCCAGCACCAATTCCTGACGGATGCGCATGTCAATGTCGCCGCCATAGAGTTCGCTGGTAATATCTCTATCCTCCACCGCATTGTGGGGATTGTTGGTGTCGAGTAGATAAAGAGGCACTCGGCCCACCTGGAGCTTCCAAACCTTGATTAGGACATGACGTCCAGCAAGGTCAATTGAAACCAACAGGGGGTCACCCTTAGGATCCAATGCTTCGGTCAGAGGTAACATCGAAAAATCGAGTTCGGGATAATATTCGCCCTGCCAACCGTCGGCATTTAAGTATTGTTGGAAATAACCGCGCTGATAGAGCAAGCCCACACCGACAAGCGGCACACCAAGATCACTAGCGGATTTGAGATGATCACCCGCCAGAACCCCCAGACCACCTGAATAGATCGGGAGAGATTCGGTAAAACCATACTCCGCGGAGAAATAGGCAATCTCACGGTTTGCTGTCTTGAAGTGTTGCTCGCCGAACCAGGTTTCACCGTCCATATAGACGTGAAGGTCACGATAAACTGTTTCAAGATGAGCCCGGAAGGACGCGTCCTTTTCGAGTTTATCCAATTTTGCCTGTGGAATCATCGAAAGAAGGCGGACAGGATTGTGCCCGCAGTCTTCCCACAATTTGCTATCAATTCGGCGAAATAGCTGTATTGCCGGGTGATTCCAGCACCAATAGAGATTGTTGGCAATTTCGCGAAGAGGCTTGAGACCGGTCGGAAGAACGGGCTCTACCTGAATATACCTAAGAGCTTTAACCATCTGCATTCCCTGTCTTTATCGACCGCAGCGCCATAATCATTACCATCAAGGTACGAACAAACTTGGTTGACTGAAAGATAATGTAAGCTTACACCTATGCCAAGTTGTTACTTAGATTCATACGCTTCAAAATCGACCGAATCAGTTGTGTAAAGAAAAATTAAGTCGCCATAATCGGTCTATACTTAACGTGTTGGTTCCCAATTTGCGTATTACCTCTAATGATGTCTTATTGAATGGGAAAGGAATTATGCAATTACCACAGACTTTGGGGGCGCTAAAGTCCACTGGATACAAGTCGCATAGCACCAAGGATGAACTGCGCGAGAATTTGCTCGACCAAATCAAGAGCGGCCGCAAACGCTGGCCGGGAATAATTGGATATGATCGAACGGTACTCCCGCAACTCGAGAATGCGATTTTGTCTAAGCACGACGTTCTTCTCTTGGGATTGAGAGGACAAGCAAAGACACGCATCCTCCGCCAACTTGTCAACTTCCTCGATGACTTCGTTCCCATCATCAAAGGCAGTGCTCTCAATGAGGATCCTTTGCAGCCAATCACAAAGGCTTCGAAGGCACTGGTGGCGCAATTCGGTGATGATCTCGAAATATCCTGGCTCCCCCGGGCTGAGAGATATCATGAGAAGCTCGCCACGCCGGATGTTTCCGTAGCCGACCTGATTGGCGATCTGGATCCGATTAAGGCCGTTAAGGAGCGTCTCGATCTCTCCGACGAAAACGTCATCAATTGGGGAATCATCCCGCGAACTAATAGAGGAATATTCGCTATCAATGAGCTACCCGATTTGCAGCCGCGAATTCAAGTTGCGCTATTGAACATCCTTGAAGAAAACGATTTTCAGATTCGCGGATTTCCAATTCGTCTTCCGCTCGACATGATGCTGGCATTTACAGCCAATCCCGAGGACTATACAAATCGCGGCAACATCATTACTCCCTTGAAGGATCGTATTGCTTCTCAGATCAACACTCACTATCCGAATGATGCTGAGACTTCCAAAAAAATCACACTGCAGGAGGCATGGCGCAATCGATCGAACAAGGTCGAAGTACCAGAACTGATTCACGATATTATTGAGCAAATTTCGTTCGAAGCTCGCAAGAGTGAACACGTGGATCAAACATCTGGTGTCTCGGCTCGGCTCACGATTTCAGCTTACGAAAACTTGATATCCAATGTCGAGCGTCGAGCCGCTCTTAACAACGAGAAGGACTTCTTTCCGCGAGTTTGTGACCTCTACTCAGTAGTCTCGTCCATTGTCGGCAAAGTCGAACTGGTCTACGAAGGCGAGTTGGAAGGACCGAACATAATTGCAATCAATTTGATCGGCGAAGCTACGAAGAATGTATTCAATCAGCATTTTCCACAACCGCGGAAAGTAAAGGCTGGCGCCGATCAGCGACCGCAAGAAAATGTCTATGAAGCCGTAACGGATTTCTTCTCGACCGGCAAGCGATTAGAGCTTTCCGACGAAATCTCTTACAAGGAATACAGGGAATCACTTCTGCAAATCGCGGGGCTGAAAGAAATTGCCGAGAAGCACTATGCCACCGATGACGAGCGCGGTGTCATTCTGGCAATGGAACTGATTCTTGAGGGACTACATAAGCACAACTTAATTGCCAAAGAATCGCCGGACAACAAGTACATATATGTGGACATGCTCGAAAACATGCTGAGGGATTAGCAGTGCGGTTCATTTATTCCAAATGGGATGAGTCGATAATCGAGCAGTTGCGCCAAATGCGCGATTTGATGTCGATCTTCAATTACCTCCTCTTACAAGTCAACGGCAATGTTAAAATGGCGCTCCAAATCATGGAACAGCTCAAACGCATGGGCTATCTGCCAAAAGACTCGGACTTGGAAGAATTCAAGCGCAACTTGGAAGAAAACCAAATCATCTCCGTTAATCCGACCGGCACGTCTCTGACTCGAAAAGGCGAACGCAGTCTGCGAAAGGACTCTTTCGACAAGATTTTTGACCAACTCAAGTCATCTGCCGGCGGGCGTCATCCAATTCCTAGAGAAGGCGGAAGCTCCGAGGAGATTCTTCCGGAGCGGAAGAAATACTCTTACGGCGATAACCTGCGAAACATTGATTTTCGTAGCTCACTGCTGAACAACATTTCGCGCACGGCAGATCTTGGCCTCAATATGGAGGAGGACGACCTTGAAGTATATGAGACGGAGCAAGCCACGAATTGTTCGACAGTCCTGTTAATCGACATCTCACATTCGATGATTCTCTATGGAGAGGATCGCATCACACCAGCCAAACAGGTAGCGATGGCATTTACCGAGATGATCTT
This genomic interval from bacterium contains the following:
- a CDS encoding choice-of-anchor J domain-containing protein → MNRCRMTLRILITLFAAIALLTSVAEAKQASVNAPKTLSGNTPGQPNLVLKQAENGGPVIQIGDEEVVVRYQNESAKTAPERLSAQPLRNAPATSFLAEDFETAVPPAGWSETISNASFNWKQQTVSFFSGAASADVEYDPALVPQDEWLVSSAMNFTGATGDLKVEFYWMMSYYWGVSPFDNYDLGLYISTDGGATFPTLLWDESGEGVFSNFVWTKETIDLSGYAGQTNVKLAWRYNGVDGAQAGVDFVSVNDNAAPVGRCCYSGTCADVTEAACGTLGGDWDGGLDCTTPCPVATPGDNCSDPYVVNLPADMPYTDANQYTCGRVNDYSATCLDFYDGGEDMVYFIKVTAAVTVDITLDPKGTTYTGFAIDLPAACPLDAGVADCIAKSTNSGGTAHKILGLALAPGDYYLMVDTWPAPDCIADFDLIIEEAAPTPDGANCADPLEITLGAGSLPYTASGLTNCGLANDYSTTCMGSYDGGEDHITKLVLTEPLLLDITLNPNGSTWSAMAIDNVCPLDAATGSCIGFIGTSSGTSKSLLGLNLAAGTYYIMVDTWPTPNCIPNFSLTFAGAAPPPPNDNCASAIPVGDVTNLPFDNSAATHDGTGLCSTAGKNIWYCFTAPITGNARVSLCGSSYDTKLAVYDGCACTPLGAELACADDECSLQSEAVVAVVAGQQYKIEVTGYSATSYGAGFLTIETTVPPANDNCEDVTPVALTTGVPVTFNGDNTNAAPDCASFPGPNAWEAFTITECADVTLDYCGTSPAFGNAWLNLAVGCPCASFTTGASFDVSTCGDGNVTMTWLALPAGTYYYPVMNDAANGAVGPYTINVVSQAVTAYCAADGFCDEYISRVQLSTIDNATSCGASYEDYTSISTGLVQTVPYTITVTNGLAYTGDQCGVWVDWDGDFCFSPSEQVLMSGGPASFTGTVTAPLSAPAGPTRMRVRIAYTGALPACGSTEYGEVEDYTINVIEYAPAATIAPNPQYLYYKFAITPITNQFHFGMFDGGYTAADVNLSTVTINGIPAASAVVVPSYPGFGGAVVEATLPLITFLNPYGLLFDVNNLTFTVAWDYNDATSESITDDVVIIGKSSPVPSTFIIPEGGEVVYPGDFNVDGALSISDAVSLISYIFGGGSGPANVLIGDADCTGAISISDAVHMIRYIFGGGPAPCAVGN
- a CDS encoding dockerin type I repeat-containing protein, encoding MMNLFRKMILPLAASFVLTSMSSNAFAENQSPSAGETMKWQVVSGGGTTNGTSAGFKLSSTVGQTAAGPGSSASYKLNQGFQQNFTAASSCLCGDADGSGSITISDAVFLISYIFGGGAAPNPTCNGDADGSGAITISDAVFLISYIFGGGPTPHCP
- a CDS encoding CDGSH iron-sulfur domain-containing protein — its product is MSDPIIADKKSIKLELEPGTYLWCRCGRSADQPFCDGSHIGSDFEPIEFTITEKKLRSYCQCKHTKTSPFCDGTHKELP
- the glgP gene encoding alpha-glucan family phosphorylase produces the protein MVKALRYIQVEPVLPTGLKPLREIANNLYWCWNHPAIQLFRRIDSKLWEDCGHNPVRLLSMIPQAKLDKLEKDASFRAHLETVYRDLHVYMDGETWFGEQHFKTANREIAYFSAEYGFTESLPIYSGGLGVLAGDHLKSASDLGVPLVGVGLLYQRGYFQQYLNADGWQGEYYPELDFSMLPLTEALDPKGDPLLVSIDLAGRHVLIKVWKLQVGRVPLYLLDTNNPHNAVEDRDITSELYGGDIDMRIRQELVLGIGGVRALDELGYTPSVYHMNEGHSAFLAIDRVRRRMQNEGLSFSEASMLVKQTTVFTTHTPVPAGIDRFPRELVERYLRPYYSMLGIGANDFFALGSQNGAYGATEFNMAYLAMNFSSYINGVSKLHAEVSRKMWQGSWVGVPLNEVPIDSITNGIHARSWISQEMSELYSRYLGLDWMEQPANHSCWSNVDDILDSELWRTHELRREKMISLIRQRLKDQYQRRGATPRELKLVSEVLHSEYLTIGFARRFASYKRGALLFRDVERLKRIVNNSQFPVQIVFAGKAHPRDNVGKELIKSIIHSIRDPELRDRIVFLENYDLSMARYLVQGVDIWLNTPRRPMEASGTSGMKVIFNGGLNLSVLDGWWVEGYRPDVGWAIGSGEEYDNHDYQDEVEANAIYDLLEKEIAPTFYDRGRDGIPREWVAKMKRSIKLLSPAFNSNRMVQEYVDRSYTSAYRQYKILQNNNYEELRSLAGWYRHLRDKWADIRIFEIELVNPPKVEVIQEIKVNVKVFVGEFKAEDLQVELYLGRISQRGEIADARSIEMLPVGNPQAGIYTYSCSAPLSASGRFGYSVRVLPGHRSSVHPHEFGLITWANGDL
- a CDS encoding trypsin-like peptidase domain-containing protein, with amino-acid sequence MQNVQRMSALGLESTTSAGKSHSARRGFVAALLAALALVVFASIPAAAQISNGGTPPSFDRQLRSNSERLVMPPVDVQALLAEDAADESKALPFRFGAPFDVNYSLENSGTWEDLADGGRIWRITFSSPGAYSINLIYSRYRLPEGAQLFVYNSDRSHVIGAFTAKNNKPHGEMATQPVFGDEVTVEYYEPAAVVYEGELTISRVVHAYKDIFKTAKDALDFGGSGSCNNNVNCPEGANWQKEKRSVAMVLLSGGTRWCSGSMINNVRQDKTPYFLTANHCLGSSNTWIIMFNYESPNCSNINGPTFMTVQGTTQKAAYSTSDVGLLLLNEAPPDSYKVTFGGWNNLNTNGDSAVAIHHPAGDIKKISFDYDSYESTDYLGSTVNSSLSHWRIGVWEDGTTEGGSSGSPLYNKQHQVVGQLHGGWAACNDLRADYYGKFSLSWNGGGTPSTRVKDWLDPDNTGATSMNTWDPYAGVQIVHTPLNDTKDSVNAYPVVSTITADAALIANALLLKYTINFVPYLDTLVTTGNPNEYVGYIPAQSPGTEINYYLEAHAINGKADTTATYSFRVIDYAMLLTPSASSTSGAVDDTVFHNFTLTNDGLFNDSYNLSLTGVNWATGIYDNAGTSVISSTGTLAPNAIFNFKVRVIVPLSSYGQQDTSFVTAVSVAEPLVTKTSSVRTTSAGQPLTLPFVDTFPTTTLEVAKWVYNTGATIDGVGTSEPSALYSLRFNGSADTVMSQAIDMEVSEGVNFSYAYERTGGGSSPETGDDLIIEYFNDQGNWVELSRQFGSGADMTAYATVTIGAPLDAYHSAFRLRLRSVGASDDDWFVDDIGLDFGPEIAVNHASFDETVAIGDSTNEQLIISNSGLGGLNYSLVLLPDFSKRMQLFSDLAASGQVNPASVVMEQPLLPESKAQETSNQRGPEVVYDAGGPDNFGYYWVDSDQPGGPVYNWVDIEGTGTQVTGLADDNFVGPFPIGFSFAYYDSVYTQFYIASNGYIGFGPTTDYDGLTNGGLPSNATPNNAIYWCWDDLNILDTDNPGGKVLYQVVGSDLVIQFEKYPEYNSNAVVGNIITAQIILSPSGNIKIQYESAGANMDLLGCTIGMENKNGLDGLQVALNAAYIHAGLAVEFTKPAQWLYLSSLGGSVAPGTADTIDLLFSSADLDTGIYKSKINIYNNDPVPGNNPLVVPAKLTVTPPPPPYTCGDCDNSTVVNISDAVYLIAFVFSGGPAPNPLMSADADCSGGVSISDAVYLIAYVFSGGPSPCAACK